From one Comamonas piscis genomic stretch:
- the recB gene encoding exodeoxyribonuclease V subunit beta, translating to MSAMPPGQSPASSATLPLEPLRFPLWGSRLIEASAGTGKTYTIAALYLRLVLQHGGEQAFGRPLAPPDILVVTFTDAATQELRDRIRHRLSEAAQLFARDADDLQSQAGTDPLLLALRADYPASRWPGCARLLHEAANWMDEAAVSTIHSWCYRMLREHAFDSGSLFQQTLITDQSELLTQVVQDYWRRQFYDLPAPSLRSLLQIVASPQALQAAIAPMLSRQDADWHYEGEALADAEQVDPEALLAQASEAALRHQALEDTARTLWQQNRPELEQLLNALLPGLNGVVYPKKDEPGVFAAWLEALAAWSTGAAAPAKIRAFSQSGIKAKKGVAVPAHAAFAAIDAWLEAVAQDAQLSTPHKPLLLRHASAHVQRALADEKQRRAELGFDDLLQRLDAALHAPGGEALAQRIRSQFPVAMIDEFQDTDPLQYRIFDRIYRIADNDSAQGLFMIGDPKQAIYAFRGADIYTYLQARGATEGRHYSLGTNYRSTQAVVQAINHCFGQAERHPRAAFRFRQDEARNPVPFVAVDANGRKDALFVDGSASAAMTLWTLQAGADDAAGSEAGDAAAAAKSARTGVPESAYRQRMAQAAASQITHWLNAARSGQAGFGSAADALDRPLRPADIAILVRGRAEAELVRNALKDRGLASVYLSDRDSVFQAAEAADMLRWLRAVNAPGNDGLLRVALATGAMDWSWQELERLNHDEQHWEQLALRTRALQQLWQKKGVLPMLRQWLVDFDLPARWLAQPGGERRLTNVLHLAEWLQRASTEVEGAQALIRRLAEQMAQPEGEEEILRLESDADLIKVVTIHKSKGLEYPLVLLPFISSWRDFDGKSRGYAQYHDAVSGRLVVELSNQDADAISAHNDERLSEDMRLLYVALTRAQYALWLGVAPLAKGMSRAGSLEKSAVGYLLAGGQKLPDLALHGYLQDFAQGCAHIAVQPVPEADLQRYQPERPPLVYPARFPRRQADEHWWIASFSALTERLGHSTPNPSLWTEEPLVAAEPETAQQDQYLEPQQRLPDTAAPGQPQPGSLHAFPKGPDAGNFLHGLLEWCAQEGFATVLSKPAALDGIIAYRCQLRGWADWAGPLQGFVRQWLQTPLVLQGKADGPVEAAAALQSLGDYQVEMEFWLSISRASTAQLDALVQQHVLPGQARPALLGNQLHGMLKGYMDLVFEQGGRYYVMDYKSNWLGTDSAAYTPETMADAVLQHRYDLQYVLYSYALHRLLQQRLPGYDYERDVGGVQYWFLRGVDAEHHGLYTDKPPRALMDALDALFAQ from the coding sequence ATGAGCGCCATGCCGCCCGGCCAGTCGCCCGCATCTTCTGCCACCCTGCCGCTGGAGCCCCTGCGTTTTCCGCTCTGGGGCAGCCGCCTCATCGAGGCCAGCGCCGGTACCGGCAAAACCTATACGATTGCGGCGCTGTACCTGCGGCTGGTGCTGCAGCACGGCGGCGAGCAGGCCTTTGGCCGGCCGCTGGCACCGCCCGATATTCTGGTGGTCACCTTTACCGATGCGGCCACACAGGAGCTGCGCGACCGCATTCGCCATCGACTGTCGGAAGCGGCCCAGCTGTTTGCCCGCGACGCGGACGATCTTCAGAGCCAAGCGGGCACTGATCCGCTGCTGCTGGCGCTGCGCGCCGACTACCCGGCCAGCCGGTGGCCGGGCTGCGCTCGCTTGCTGCATGAGGCCGCCAACTGGATGGACGAGGCGGCAGTCTCCACCATCCACAGCTGGTGCTACCGCATGCTGCGCGAGCACGCTTTTGACAGCGGCAGCCTGTTCCAGCAAACCTTGATCACCGACCAGAGTGAGCTGCTGACCCAGGTGGTGCAGGACTACTGGCGCCGCCAGTTCTACGATCTGCCTGCGCCATCGCTGCGCAGCCTGCTGCAGATCGTGGCCAGCCCCCAGGCCTTGCAAGCGGCCATTGCGCCGATGCTGAGCCGCCAGGATGCCGACTGGCACTACGAGGGCGAGGCCTTGGCCGATGCGGAGCAGGTGGACCCTGAGGCCTTGCTGGCCCAGGCCAGCGAAGCCGCGCTGCGCCACCAGGCGCTGGAGGACACTGCGCGCACGCTGTGGCAGCAAAACCGGCCCGAGCTGGAGCAGCTGCTGAACGCGCTGCTGCCTGGATTGAATGGCGTGGTCTACCCTAAGAAAGACGAGCCCGGCGTATTCGCAGCCTGGCTGGAGGCCTTGGCCGCCTGGAGCACGGGCGCAGCAGCCCCCGCCAAGATCCGGGCCTTCAGCCAATCAGGCATCAAGGCCAAAAAAGGCGTAGCCGTGCCCGCGCATGCGGCCTTTGCCGCCATCGATGCCTGGCTGGAGGCGGTCGCGCAAGATGCGCAGCTGTCCACGCCGCACAAGCCCTTGCTGCTGCGCCACGCCAGCGCCCATGTACAGCGGGCGCTGGCAGACGAAAAACAGCGACGCGCCGAGCTGGGCTTTGATGACCTGCTCCAGCGGCTGGATGCGGCCCTGCATGCGCCGGGCGGTGAGGCCTTGGCACAGCGCATTCGCAGCCAGTTTCCGGTCGCGATGATCGATGAGTTCCAGGACACCGATCCTCTGCAGTACCGCATTTTTGACCGCATCTACCGCATCGCAGACAACGACTCCGCGCAGGGCCTGTTCATGATTGGCGACCCCAAGCAGGCAATTTATGCGTTTCGCGGTGCTGACATCTACACCTACCTGCAGGCCCGTGGGGCGACCGAGGGGCGGCATTATTCGCTAGGCACCAACTACCGCTCGACCCAGGCGGTGGTGCAGGCCATCAACCACTGTTTTGGGCAGGCCGAGCGCCATCCCCGGGCGGCTTTCCGGTTCCGGCAGGACGAAGCACGCAACCCCGTGCCCTTTGTGGCGGTCGATGCCAATGGCCGCAAAGATGCGCTGTTCGTCGATGGCAGTGCCAGCGCCGCGATGACCTTGTGGACGCTGCAGGCTGGCGCGGATGACGCGGCGGGTTCTGAAGCTGGGGACGCGGCAGCCGCCGCCAAATCCGCCCGAACCGGTGTGCCCGAGTCCGCTTACCGCCAGCGCATGGCCCAGGCAGCCGCCAGCCAGATAACGCACTGGCTCAACGCCGCCCGCAGCGGGCAAGCGGGCTTTGGCAGCGCTGCCGATGCGCTGGACCGCCCACTGCGACCGGCCGATATCGCCATCCTGGTGCGGGGCCGTGCCGAGGCCGAGCTGGTGCGCAATGCGCTCAAGGACCGGGGCCTGGCCAGTGTCTACCTCTCGGACCGCGACTCTGTCTTTCAGGCCGCAGAGGCAGCTGACATGCTGCGCTGGTTGCGGGCCGTGAATGCGCCGGGCAACGATGGTCTGCTGCGCGTGGCACTGGCCACTGGTGCGATGGACTGGTCCTGGCAGGAGCTGGAGCGGCTCAACCATGACGAGCAGCATTGGGAGCAACTGGCGCTGCGCACGCGCGCGCTCCAGCAGCTGTGGCAGAAAAAAGGTGTTCTGCCGATGCTGCGCCAGTGGCTGGTGGATTTTGACCTGCCCGCACGCTGGCTGGCCCAGCCCGGTGGCGAACGGCGCCTGACCAATGTGCTGCACCTGGCTGAATGGCTGCAGCGTGCCTCGACCGAGGTGGAGGGCGCGCAGGCGCTGATCCGGCGTTTGGCCGAGCAGATGGCGCAACCCGAGGGCGAGGAAGAGATCTTGCGGCTGGAGAGCGATGCCGACCTGATCAAAGTGGTCACCATCCACAAATCCAAGGGCCTGGAATACCCGCTGGTGTTGCTGCCCTTCATCAGCAGCTGGCGCGATTTTGACGGCAAGAGCCGGGGCTATGCGCAGTACCACGATGCCGTCTCGGGCCGTTTGGTGGTGGAACTGAGCAACCAGGATGCCGATGCCATCAGCGCCCACAACGACGAGCGGCTGAGCGAGGACATGCGCCTGCTCTACGTGGCACTGACCCGTGCCCAGTACGCGCTGTGGTTGGGGGTGGCGCCGCTGGCCAAGGGCATGAGCCGGGCGGGCAGTCTGGAGAAAAGCGCGGTGGGCTATCTGTTGGCAGGCGGGCAAAAGCTGCCTGACCTGGCGCTGCATGGCTATCTGCAAGACTTTGCCCAGGGCTGCGCGCATATCGCGGTGCAGCCGGTGCCCGAGGCCGACTTGCAGCGCTACCAGCCCGAGCGCCCGCCGCTGGTCTACCCCGCGCGCTTCCCCCGGCGCCAGGCCGACGAGCACTGGTGGATTGCCAGCTTCTCGGCGCTGACCGAACGGCTGGGCCATTCCACACCAAATCCGAGCCTGTGGACGGAAGAGCCGTTGGTGGCTGCAGAACCGGAAACCGCCCAGCAGGACCAGTACCTGGAGCCACAGCAGCGTCTGCCCGATACGGCAGCGCCCGGGCAGCCGCAGCCCGGCAGCCTGCATGCCTTCCCCAAAGGCCCCGATGCCGGTAACTTTTTGCACGGCCTGTTGGAGTGGTGCGCGCAAGAGGGCTTTGCCACCGTGCTCAGCAAGCCGGCGGCATTGGATGGCATCATCGCCTACCGCTGCCAGCTGCGGGGCTGGGCCGACTGGGCCGGGCCCTTGCAAGGCTTTGTGCGGCAATGGCTGCAGACACCGCTGGTGCTGCAGGGCAAGGCGGACGGACCCGTCGAGGCAGCGGCAGCACTGCAGTCGCTGGGCGATTACCAGGTCGAGATGGAGTTCTGGCTGTCGATCAGCCGGGCCTCCACCGCTCAGCTCGATGCGCTGGTGCAGCAGCATGTGCTGCCTGGCCAGGCCAGGCCTGCGCTGCTGGGCAACCAGCTCCATGGCATGCTCAAGGGCTATATGGATCTGGTGTTTGAGCAGGGCGGCCGCTACTACGTGATGGACTACAAATCCAACTGGCTGGGGACCGACAGCGCGGCCTACACCCCAGAGACCATGGCCGATGCCGTGCTGCAGCACCGTTATGACCTGCAATATGTGCTGTACAGCTATGCGCTGCACCGTTTGCTGCAGCAGCGCTTGCCGGGCTATGACTACGAGCGCGATGTGGGCGGCGTGCAGTATTGGTTCCTGCGGGGCGTGGATGCGGAGCACCATGGCCTCTATACCGACAAACCTCCGCGCGCACTGATGGATGCGCTCGATGCGCTGTTTGCGCAATGA
- the recD gene encoding exodeoxyribonuclease V subunit alpha, producing the protein MTTEPQDGMPLQPSAATVPAVTDSATASLLHTVERWTAHGWLRSLDQALVLFLHGLDPSAPPLVLLAAALASHQLGRGHVCLDLQATLDNSRFALSLPPDTAPQGSGATEATPLPLPSEMLAQVSLLQWQSLLQTSALVAAPGTLSKGGTPLVLQGDRLYLRRYWQYEQDVAQAIGQRIAASQHLRQGRSAAQDTQLRQALDRLFPAASSADHGPDWQKMACAMAASSAFSIITGGPGTGKTTTVVKLLALLQSMALQQQGRPLRICLAAPTGKAAARLSESIVQALQRLDDAQLPAVPLETGSGEARSLKPLIPAEAQTLHRLLGSRPDSRHFRHDAQHPLALDVLVVDEASMVDLEMMAALLSALPPQARLVLLGDKDQLASVEAGAVLGELCAQSERGLYWHETAQWLQQVTGEQVPAELQDIAGKPLDQAVAMLRVSHRFHADSGIGQLAAVVNAGRRKAIKPLLKAGYPDLAAYPVPDLTHSSLAQLVLEGGGKRFVDSAAKREAGPQGYGYYLQVLREMPPNPSPEALNQWAQRLLRAHGAFQVLCALRSGPWGVEGLNERIAQLLAHRELIAQSSGWYAGRPVLVTRNDYSLKLMNGDIGITVQMPASQAPEAGGMGMAQGALRVVFATSEGLRWVLPSRLQSVETVYAMTIHKSQGSEFSHAAVVLPPNLSPIMTRELVYTGLTRAKHWLTVVAGGSSNFLVLEEATERQVRRSSGLRQGEL; encoded by the coding sequence ATGACGACAGAACCCCAGGACGGCATGCCCCTACAGCCATCTGCAGCCACCGTGCCCGCAGTGACGGACAGTGCGACGGCCAGCCTCTTGCATACGGTGGAGCGCTGGACGGCCCATGGCTGGCTGCGCAGCCTGGACCAGGCGCTGGTGCTTTTTTTGCATGGTCTCGATCCCTCGGCCCCGCCGCTGGTGTTGCTGGCTGCCGCGCTGGCCAGCCACCAATTGGGCCGCGGCCATGTCTGCCTGGATCTGCAGGCCACCTTGGACAACAGCCGCTTTGCACTGTCGCTGCCGCCAGATACTGCCCCCCAAGGCAGTGGCGCGACAGAGGCCACGCCCTTGCCATTGCCCAGCGAGATGCTGGCCCAGGTCAGTCTGCTGCAGTGGCAATCGCTGCTGCAGACCAGTGCCTTGGTGGCGGCACCAGGCACGCTCAGCAAAGGCGGTACGCCGCTGGTTTTGCAGGGCGATCGCCTCTATCTGCGCCGCTACTGGCAGTATGAGCAGGATGTGGCGCAGGCCATCGGCCAGCGCATTGCCGCCAGCCAGCATCTTCGCCAGGGGCGCAGTGCTGCGCAAGATACGCAGTTGCGCCAGGCACTCGATCGGCTGTTTCCCGCAGCCAGCAGCGCTGACCACGGCCCGGATTGGCAAAAAATGGCCTGTGCGATGGCGGCATCCAGCGCCTTTTCCATCATCACCGGCGGCCCGGGCACCGGCAAGACCACGACGGTGGTCAAGCTGTTGGCCTTGTTGCAGAGCATGGCCTTGCAGCAGCAGGGGCGGCCGCTGCGGATCTGCCTGGCTGCGCCCACAGGCAAGGCGGCAGCCCGCCTGTCTGAATCGATTGTGCAGGCCTTGCAGCGCCTCGATGATGCGCAGCTGCCAGCGGTGCCGCTGGAAACGGGCAGTGGCGAAGCGCGCAGTCTGAAACCGCTGATCCCTGCCGAGGCCCAGACCCTGCACCGGCTACTGGGCAGCCGGCCCGACAGCCGGCATTTTCGCCATGATGCCCAGCACCCGCTGGCGCTGGATGTGCTGGTGGTCGATGAGGCCTCGATGGTCGATCTGGAGATGATGGCAGCACTGCTGTCGGCTTTGCCGCCGCAGGCCAGGCTGGTGCTGCTGGGCGACAAGGACCAGCTCGCTTCGGTCGAGGCCGGGGCGGTGCTGGGTGAGCTGTGCGCCCAGTCCGAGCGGGGCCTGTACTGGCATGAAACGGCGCAGTGGCTGCAGCAGGTGACGGGCGAGCAGGTGCCGGCCGAGCTGCAGGATATCGCCGGCAAACCGCTGGACCAGGCGGTGGCCATGCTGCGGGTCAGCCACCGCTTCCATGCCGACAGCGGCATTGGCCAGCTCGCAGCGGTGGTGAACGCCGGGCGGCGCAAGGCCATCAAACCGCTGCTGAAGGCGGGCTATCCGGATCTGGCTGCCTATCCCGTGCCTGATCTAACGCATTCCTCTTTGGCGCAACTGGTGCTGGAGGGCGGAGGCAAACGCTTTGTAGACAGCGCTGCCAAGCGCGAGGCCGGGCCCCAGGGCTATGGCTACTATCTGCAGGTCTTGCGCGAGATGCCGCCCAACCCCAGCCCCGAAGCCTTGAACCAGTGGGCGCAGCGTTTGCTGCGCGCCCATGGCGCGTTTCAGGTGCTGTGCGCGCTGCGCAGCGGCCCCTGGGGCGTGGAGGGGCTCAATGAGCGCATTGCCCAGCTGCTGGCCCACCGCGAGCTGATCGCGCAAAGCAGTGGCTGGTATGCCGGACGTCCGGTGCTGGTCACGCGCAATGACTACAGCCTCAAGCTGATGAATGGCGATATTGGTATCACCGTGCAAATGCCGGCAAGCCAAGCGCCTGAGGCCGGAGGGATGGGCATGGCCCAGGGTGCTCTGCGGGTGGTGTTTGCCACCAGCGAAGGCCTGCGCTGGGTGCTGCCCAGCCGCCTGCAATCGGTAGAGACTGTGTATGCGATGACCATCCACAAATCCCAGGGTTCGGAGTTCAGCCATGCGGCCGTCGTGTTGCCGCCCAACCTGTCGCCCATCATGACGCGGGAACTGGTCTACACCGGCCTGACCCGCGCCAAGCACTGGTTGACCGTCGTGGCAGGTGGCAGCAGCAATTTCCTGGTGCTGGAAGAAGCGACCGAACGCCAGGTTCGGCGATCCAGCGGTTTGCGCCAGGGTGAGCTTTGA
- a CDS encoding nuclear transport factor 2 family protein, producing MNTAHNMEIVRAYFDAAARGDLEAVGAAFSDDIEWHQPGKGTLSGLHQGKAAVFALLGQFMQRSGGSFRIDAVGPLMAQGDLVSTPLHFCAEKAGAAMAMSGIDVLRIENGRIREVWLFSEDQGAEDAFWG from the coding sequence ATGAACACAGCTCACAACATGGAAATCGTACGCGCTTATTTCGATGCGGCCGCACGGGGCGATCTGGAAGCCGTCGGCGCCGCTTTCAGTGACGATATCGAATGGCACCAGCCAGGGAAGGGAACGCTGTCGGGGCTGCACCAGGGCAAGGCCGCTGTCTTCGCACTGCTGGGCCAGTTCATGCAACGCAGCGGGGGCAGTTTTCGCATCGATGCCGTTGGCCCATTAATGGCCCAAGGTGATCTGGTTTCTACGCCGCTGCACTTCTGCGCCGAAAAAGCGGGTGCCGCGATGGCGATGTCGGGCATCGATGTGCTGCGCATCGAAAACGGTCGCATCCGGGAAGTCTGGCTTTTCTCCGAAGACCAGGGCGCGGAAGACGCTTTCTGGGGTTAA
- a CDS encoding winged helix-turn-helix transcriptional regulator has translation MTNDNRHPAWNPYLATCPTRQVLDCVTDKWTVLVLGLLRSGPWRFGQLRQGIEGVSQKMLTQTLRALERDGIVSREVFASSPPKVEYSLTPLGQSLAATLDELRLWAEQHMDAVLRHRSSYDAAAMRHEPVPVNRAGAAR, from the coding sequence GTGACCAACGACAACCGCCACCCTGCCTGGAATCCCTATTTGGCGACTTGCCCCACGCGGCAGGTGCTGGACTGCGTAACCGACAAATGGACGGTGCTGGTGCTGGGCCTGCTGCGCTCAGGGCCGTGGCGGTTTGGGCAATTGCGCCAGGGCATTGAGGGCGTATCCCAAAAGATGCTGACCCAAACCCTCAGGGCACTGGAGCGTGACGGTATCGTGAGCCGCGAAGTATTTGCCAGCTCACCTCCCAAGGTGGAGTACAGCCTGACACCGCTGGGCCAGTCGCTGGCAGCAACGCTGGACGAACTGCGGCTGTGGGCCGAACAGCACATGGATGCGGTGTTGCGCCATCGCAGCAGCTATGACGCGGCAGCTATGCGGCACGAGCCGGTACCGGTGAACCGGGCCGGTGCCGCACGCTAG